A genomic stretch from Microtus pennsylvanicus isolate mMicPen1 chromosome 11, mMicPen1.hap1, whole genome shotgun sequence includes:
- the Cdc42ep4 gene encoding cdc42 effector protein 4: MPILKQLVSSSVHSKRRSRVDLTAEMISAPLGDFRHTMHVGRAGDAFGDTSFLTSKAGEADGESLDDQASTSSSSKRSLLSRKFRGSKRSQSVTRGDREQRDMLGSLRDSALFVKNAMSLPQLNEKEATEKGSSKLPKSLSSSPVKKADAGDGGQETGSGEVGPHRNGATGPHSPDPLLDEQAFGDLTDLPVVPKASYGLKHAESIMSFHIDLGPSMLGDVLSIMDKDEWDPEEEEGGGYRDNEGPGSMVQAPPLLEVAPPIGRQESKASSDQTSMLPPHALEDDGWAAAAPSPSSARSVGSYTTRDSSSLSSCTSGVLEERSPAFRGPDRARAAAPRQPDKEFSFMDEEEEEDEIRV, translated from the coding sequence ATGCCCATCCTCAAGCAGCTGGTGTCCAGCTCTGTGCACTCCAAGCGCCGTTCCCGGGTGGACCTCACAGCTGAGATGATCAGTGCCCCTCTGGGTGACTTCCGCCACACCATGCACGTGGGCCGGGCTGGAGATGCCTTCGGGGATACCTCCTTCCTCACTAGCAAGGCAGGTGAGGCTGATGGGGAGTCCCTCGATGATCAGGCTTCCACCTCCTCGTCTTCCAAACGCAGCCTCCTGTCCCGCAAGTTCCGGGGCAGTAAACGGTCACAGTCCGTGACCAGAGGGGACCGGGAGCAGAGAGATATGCTGGGCTCCCTGCGGGACTCAGCACTGTTTGTCAAGAATGCCATGTCCCTGCCGCAGCTCAATGAGAAGGAAGCCACTGAGAAGGGCTCCAGCAAGCTACCCAAGAGCCTGTCGTCCAGCCCTGTGAAGAAAGCAGATGCTGGAGATGGTGGCCAGGAGACTGGCTCGGGGGAGGTGGGTCCTCATCGGAATGGGGCCACAGGCCCCCACTCTCCTGACCCACTCCTTGACGAGCAGGCCTTTGGAGACCTGACAGATCTACCTGTTGTGCCCAAGGCCAGCTATGGGCTGAAACATGCTGAGTCCATCATGTCCTTCCACATTGACCTGGGGCCCTCCATGCTGGGCGATGTCCTCAGCATCATGGACAAGGATGAGTGGGACCcggaggaggaagaaggtggtgGTTACCGTGACAATGAAGGCCCCGGCAGCATGGTCCAGGCACCCCCTTTGCTGGAGGTAGCTCCTCCTATAGGAAGACAGGAAAGCAAGGCCAGCTCGGACCAGACCTCCATGCTGCCCCCACATGCTCTGGAGGATGACGGGTGGGCGGCAGCGGCCCCCAGCCCCAGCTCAGCACGCAGCGTGGGCAGCTATACCACCCGGGACAGCAGCTCCCTGTCCAGCTGCACCTCAGGCGTCCTGGAGGAGCGCAGCCCAGCTTTCCGAGGCCCAGACAGGGCCCGGGCTGCTGCCCCAAGGCAGCCAGACAAGGAATTCTCCTTCatggatgaagaggaggaggaagatgagatcCGCGTTTGA